One window of the Burkholderia sp. FERM BP-3421 genome contains the following:
- a CDS encoding M24 family metallopeptidase gives MADHALPTVHPDELAQFRAVQQLAYQCVETVGAMLQPGMTEKDAARLLIEWAQDHGVRDWLHKPFAWFGDRTAFEGFSGLKHLGGFNLAFFPSNRRLEPDMPIILDVAPVVDGVVADVGYAHCLGRNPILDQLQDDLIAHRELIVGLVRERRTLAEVAQAVDALCRRQGVAPRHKAYPFKVLAHRVAKLHAPAKPRFVARFGLNSTRNLMLDQRLAGKQQGWSPLWSIDRRSAHAPTPGLWAVEPHLGFAGVGAKFEELLVITDDDAYWLDDDLPHVRRWNRRQEAAAAHEQAA, from the coding sequence ATGGCCGACCACGCCCTGCCCACGGTCCATCCGGACGAACTCGCGCAGTTCCGCGCCGTCCAGCAGCTCGCCTACCAATGCGTCGAAACGGTCGGCGCGATGCTGCAGCCGGGCATGACCGAGAAGGACGCCGCGCGCCTCCTGATCGAATGGGCCCAGGACCACGGCGTGCGCGACTGGCTGCACAAGCCGTTCGCCTGGTTCGGCGACCGCACCGCGTTCGAGGGCTTCTCCGGTTTGAAACACCTGGGCGGCTTCAATCTCGCGTTCTTCCCGAGCAACCGCCGGCTCGAACCCGACATGCCGATCATCCTCGACGTCGCGCCCGTCGTCGACGGCGTGGTCGCCGACGTCGGCTACGCGCACTGCCTCGGCCGCAATCCGATCCTCGACCAATTGCAGGACGACCTGATCGCGCATCGCGAACTGATCGTGGGCCTGGTGCGCGAGCGCCGCACGCTCGCGGAAGTCGCGCAGGCCGTGGACGCGCTGTGCCGGCGCCAGGGCGTCGCGCCGCGCCACAAGGCCTACCCGTTCAAGGTGCTCGCGCACCGCGTCGCGAAACTGCACGCCCCCGCGAAGCCGCGCTTCGTCGCGCGCTTCGGCCTCAACTCGACCCGCAACCTGATGCTCGACCAACGGCTCGCGGGCAAGCAGCAGGGCTGGTCGCCGCTGTGGTCGATCGACCGGCGCTCCGCGCACGCGCCCACGCCGGGCCTGTGGGCAGTCGAACCGCATCTCGGCTTCGCGGGCGTCGGCGCGAAATTCGAGGAACTGCTGGTGATCACCGACGACGACGCCTACTGGCTCGACGACGACCTGCCGCACGTGCGGCGCTGGAACCGCCGCCAGGAGGCGGCCGCCGCGCACGAGCAGGCCGCCTGA
- a CDS encoding slipin family protein produces the protein MISFTFGFGSLLALLALVLVAMAVRIFREYERGVVFMLGRFWKVKGPGLVLIVPIVQQVVRIDLRTVVFDVPPQDVITRDNVSVKVNAVVYFRVVDPEKAVIQVARYFEATSQLAQTTLRSVLGKHELDALLAEREQLNADIQKALDAQTDAWGIKVSMVEIKHVDLNETMIRAIARQAEAERERRAKVIHAEGELQASEKLLQAAQLLALQPQAMQLRYLQTLTTIAADKNSTIVFPLPVDLLNAVLERLGTPKSPS, from the coding sequence ATGATCAGTTTCACCTTCGGCTTCGGCAGCCTGCTGGCCCTGCTCGCACTGGTGCTCGTCGCGATGGCCGTGCGGATCTTCCGCGAATACGAACGCGGCGTGGTGTTCATGCTCGGCCGCTTCTGGAAGGTCAAGGGGCCGGGCCTCGTGCTGATCGTGCCGATCGTCCAGCAGGTGGTGCGCATCGACCTGCGCACCGTCGTGTTCGACGTCCCGCCGCAGGACGTGATCACGCGCGACAACGTCTCGGTCAAGGTCAACGCGGTCGTGTACTTCCGCGTCGTCGATCCGGAGAAGGCGGTGATCCAGGTCGCGCGCTACTTCGAGGCCACCAGCCAGCTCGCGCAGACCACGCTGCGCTCGGTGCTCGGCAAGCACGAGCTGGACGCGCTGCTCGCCGAGCGCGAGCAGCTCAACGCCGACATCCAGAAAGCGCTCGATGCGCAGACCGACGCGTGGGGGATCAAGGTGTCGATGGTCGAGATCAAGCACGTCGACCTCAACGAGACGATGATTCGCGCCATCGCGCGTCAGGCGGAGGCCGAGCGCGAGCGGCGCGCGAAGGTGATTCACGCGGAGGGGGAATTGCAGGCGTCCGAGAAACTGCTGCAGGCCGCGCAGCTGCTCGCGCTGCAGCCCCAGGCGATGCAGTTGCGCTATCTCCAGACGCTGACCACGATCGCCGCGGACAAGAATTCGACGATCGTGTTTCCGTTGCCGGTGGATCTGCTCAACGCCGTGCTGGAACGCCTCGGCACGCCGAAATCCCCGTCGTAG
- a CDS encoding NfeD family protein: MPVDHRSSRHPSTLPARLARAALLLLGLFAVCAALAATPPTPAPVVMIPVDGAIGPASADFIVRGLAHAEATHAQLAVLQLDTPGGLDTSMRQIIKAILASPVPVAAYVAPAGARAASAGTYLVYASHIAAMAPGTNLGAASPVQLGAAGAAAPGGRAGSGADTASTEARKATHDAAAYLRSLAQLRGRNAEWAERAVREAVSLPAADARALHVVDLVAADPADLLRQLDGREVSTESGLHRLDTAHAPLDWRIADWRSRLLAVITEPNVALILLTVGMYGLFFEFANPGFVLPGVAGAISLLTGLFALQLLPVNYAGLALVVLGLGFLIAEAFLPTFGVLGMGGIASFAIGALMLIDTDLPGYGVPWPVIAALAATGALLVLVVSGGALRARRRPVVTGAEALLGSIGEVLDDGLQPDQPARGPTAPSAAGWALVHGERWRVASSAPLAAGHRVRVTGRQGLTLTVAPLYDPPSAPGEPS; this comes from the coding sequence ATGCCTGTTGACCATCGATCGTCGCGGCACCCCAGCACCCTGCCCGCCCGCCTCGCGCGCGCGGCGCTGCTGTTGCTGGGCCTGTTCGCCGTCTGCGCGGCGCTCGCCGCGACGCCGCCCACGCCCGCCCCCGTCGTCATGATTCCGGTCGACGGCGCGATCGGCCCCGCGAGCGCCGATTTCATCGTGCGCGGGCTCGCGCATGCCGAGGCGACGCACGCGCAGCTCGCGGTGCTGCAACTCGACACGCCGGGCGGCCTCGACACATCCATGCGCCAGATCATCAAGGCGATCCTCGCCTCGCCGGTGCCGGTCGCGGCCTACGTCGCGCCGGCCGGCGCGCGCGCGGCGAGCGCCGGCACCTACCTCGTCTATGCGAGCCACATCGCCGCGATGGCGCCCGGCACCAATCTCGGCGCGGCCTCCCCCGTGCAGCTCGGCGCGGCGGGCGCGGCCGCGCCGGGCGGCCGCGCGGGCAGCGGCGCCGACACGGCCTCGACCGAGGCCCGCAAGGCCACCCACGACGCGGCCGCCTACCTGCGCAGCCTCGCGCAGCTGCGCGGCCGCAATGCCGAGTGGGCCGAGCGCGCGGTACGGGAGGCGGTGAGCCTGCCCGCGGCCGACGCGCGCGCGCTGCACGTGGTCGATCTGGTCGCCGCCGATCCCGCCGATCTGCTGCGCCAGCTCGACGGCCGCGAGGTGTCAACCGAGTCGGGCCTGCATCGCCTCGACACCGCGCACGCGCCGCTCGACTGGCGCATCGCGGACTGGCGCAGCCGGCTGCTCGCCGTGATCACCGAGCCGAACGTCGCGCTGATCCTGCTGACGGTCGGCATGTACGGCCTGTTCTTCGAGTTCGCGAACCCGGGCTTCGTGCTGCCCGGCGTCGCGGGCGCGATCAGCCTGCTGACCGGCCTGTTCGCGCTGCAGCTGCTGCCCGTGAACTACGCGGGCCTCGCGCTCGTCGTGCTCGGCCTCGGCTTCCTGATCGCCGAGGCATTCCTGCCGACGTTCGGCGTGCTCGGCATGGGCGGCATCGCGAGTTTCGCGATCGGCGCGCTGATGCTGATCGACACCGACCTGCCCGGCTACGGCGTGCCGTGGCCCGTGATCGCGGCGCTCGCGGCGACGGGCGCGCTGCTCGTGCTCGTCGTCTCGGGCGGCGCGCTGCGCGCGCGCCGCCGACCGGTGGTGACGGGCGCCGAGGCGCTCCTCGGCAGCATCGGCGAAGTGCTCGACGACGGCCTGCAGCCCGACCAGCCCGCGCGCGGCCCGACGGCGCCGTCGGCGGCCGGCTGGGCGCTCGTGCACGGCGAACGCTGGCGGGTCGCGAGCAGCGCGCCGCTGGCCGCCGGCCACCGGGTCCGCGTCACGGGCCGGCAGGGCCTCACGCTGACCGTCGCGCCGCTGTACGACCCGCCGTCCGCACCAGGAGAACCTTCATGA
- a CDS encoding AraC family transcriptional regulator: MTQEEKGTVSIALVETSLALARRQGADETALLAAAAIPAALLGAPKARVSAQQYGALWNAIAHALDDEFFGQDRHPMRNGSFIAMSQAALGARTGLRALSRAVNFMRYVLDDLHAEIDVDPHRVRLRFVHRDGAGAPEMFTYATYFILVYGLTCWLIGRRIPLLHARFRCAEPPAAHEYQLMFCDDLRYGQDASYVDFEPDFAALPVVQTAKTLKAFLRGAPANFIVKYRNPDALAGRVRAALRGLPPVAWPTADALAARLHVGEATLRRKLKQEGQSYQAIKDALRRELACDALAEPERTVAEIATSLGFAEPSAFYRAFRKWSGLSPADYRRRLPGFALSPEKT, encoded by the coding sequence ATGACGCAAGAAGAAAAGGGGACGGTTTCAATCGCCCTGGTGGAGACCAGCCTCGCGCTCGCGCGCCGGCAAGGCGCCGACGAGACGGCGCTGCTGGCGGCCGCGGCGATTCCCGCGGCGCTGCTGGGTGCGCCGAAGGCGCGCGTGTCGGCGCAGCAATACGGCGCCCTGTGGAACGCGATCGCGCACGCGCTCGACGACGAATTCTTCGGGCAGGACCGCCATCCGATGCGCAACGGCAGCTTCATCGCGATGAGCCAGGCCGCGCTCGGCGCGCGCACCGGGTTGCGCGCGCTCAGCCGCGCGGTGAACTTCATGCGCTATGTGCTCGACGACCTGCACGCGGAGATCGACGTCGACCCGCACCGCGTGCGCCTGCGCTTCGTGCATCGCGACGGCGCGGGCGCGCCGGAGATGTTCACCTACGCGACCTACTTCATCCTCGTCTACGGCCTGACCTGCTGGCTGATCGGCCGGCGCATCCCGCTGCTGCACGCGCGCTTCCGCTGCGCGGAACCGCCCGCCGCGCACGAATACCAGCTGATGTTCTGCGATGATCTCCGCTACGGGCAGGATGCGTCGTACGTCGATTTCGAGCCCGACTTCGCCGCGCTGCCGGTGGTGCAGACCGCGAAGACGCTGAAGGCGTTCCTGCGCGGCGCGCCGGCCAATTTCATCGTCAAGTACCGCAACCCCGACGCGCTCGCCGGCCGGGTGCGCGCGGCGCTGCGCGGGCTGCCGCCCGTCGCGTGGCCGACCGCCGATGCGCTCGCGGCGCGGCTGCATGTCGGCGAGGCGACGCTGCGCCGCAAGCTGAAGCAGGAAGGCCAGTCGTACCAGGCGATCAAGGACGCGCTGCGCCGCGAGCTGGCCTGCGACGCGCTCGCCGAACCCGAGCGCACCGTCGCGGAGATCGCCACCTCGCTCGGATTCGCCGAGCCCAGCGCGTTCTACCGCGCGTTCCGCAAGTGGAGCGGCCTGAGCCCCGCCGACTACCGCCGGCGGCTGCCGGGCTTCGCGCTTTCCCCGGAAAAGACCTAA
- a CDS encoding acyl-CoA dehydrogenase family protein produces MDQLYTEDQRMIRDAARAFSAEALAPNAAQWDRDAHLPGEVVAQMGELGLLGMIVPAEWGGSYTDYTAYALALEEIAAGCASCATLMSVHNSVGCGPLLHFGSPAQQERWLRELAAGRTIGAFCLTEPQAGSEAHNLRTRAELRDGHWILNGSKQFVTNGARAGLAIVFAMTDPDQGKRGLSAFLVPTDTPGFIVGKPEKKMGIRASDTCPITLENCAISEANLLGARGEGLKIALSNLEGGRIGIAAQAVGVARAAFDKARRYAGERVQFGKPIAEHQAIAQKLADMATRINAARLLVHHAARLRTEGLPCLSEASQAKLFASEMAEAVCSDAIQIHGGYGYLVDYDVERHYRDARITQIYEGTSEVQRMVIARQL; encoded by the coding sequence ATGGACCAGCTTTACACCGAAGATCAACGGATGATCCGCGACGCCGCGCGCGCCTTCTCGGCCGAGGCGCTCGCGCCGAACGCCGCGCAGTGGGACCGCGACGCGCACCTGCCCGGCGAGGTGGTCGCGCAGATGGGCGAACTGGGCTTGCTCGGGATGATCGTGCCGGCCGAATGGGGCGGCTCCTACACCGACTACACCGCGTACGCGCTCGCCCTGGAGGAAATCGCGGCCGGCTGCGCGTCGTGCGCGACCTTGATGAGCGTGCACAACTCGGTCGGCTGCGGGCCGCTGCTGCACTTCGGCAGCCCCGCGCAGCAGGAGCGCTGGCTGCGCGAGCTGGCCGCGGGCCGCACCATCGGCGCGTTCTGCCTGACCGAGCCGCAGGCCGGCTCCGAGGCGCACAACCTGCGCACCCGCGCGGAGCTGCGCGACGGCCATTGGATCCTGAACGGCAGCAAGCAGTTCGTGACCAACGGCGCGCGCGCCGGGCTCGCGATCGTTTTTGCCATGACCGATCCGGATCAAGGCAAGCGCGGCCTGTCCGCATTCCTGGTGCCGACCGACACGCCGGGCTTCATCGTCGGCAAGCCCGAGAAGAAGATGGGGATCCGCGCCTCCGACACCTGCCCGATCACGCTGGAGAACTGCGCGATTTCCGAGGCGAACCTGCTCGGCGCGCGCGGCGAGGGCTTGAAGATCGCGCTGTCGAACCTCGAGGGCGGCCGCATCGGCATCGCCGCGCAGGCGGTCGGCGTCGCGCGCGCGGCGTTCGACAAGGCGCGCCGCTATGCGGGCGAGCGCGTGCAGTTCGGCAAGCCGATCGCCGAGCACCAGGCGATCGCGCAGAAGCTCGCCGACATGGCCACGCGCATCAACGCCGCGCGCCTGCTCGTGCATCACGCGGCGCGGCTGCGCACGGAGGGCCTGCCGTGCCTGTCCGAGGCCTCGCAGGCGAAGCTGTTCGCGTCGGAGATGGCCGAGGCCGTGTGCTCGGACGCGATCCAGATTCACGGCGGCTACGGCTATCTCGTCGACTACGACGTCGAGCGTCACTATCGCGACGCGCGCATCACGCAGATCTACGAGGGCACGAGCGAAGTACAGCGGATGGTGATTGCACGCCAGCTGTGA